A region of Chitinophaga horti DNA encodes the following proteins:
- a CDS encoding DUF6934 family protein yields the protein MITIDLNNTYQLTANIINPKISTAEFLAPQLTGCDVLMRLTIIPYPDPYLPRVYNLSMGPPIGRDKVDDRVRLKHRDSSCVFSTAILFALSFLTDYPDSLIGLDGSDDLRAILYHSMFVSNRTTMNKFFTSIGVDWYVKLLQNRSDVERDQLGQALFKPKTESFDYQRDRSELYTYYLLSLKN from the coding sequence ATGATTACGATCGATTTAAACAACACTTATCAGCTGACCGCCAACATCATCAATCCCAAAATAAGTACTGCAGAATTCCTTGCGCCACAACTTACCGGATGTGATGTGCTTATGCGCCTTACTATCATTCCATATCCTGACCCGTATTTGCCGCGCGTTTACAATCTTTCGATGGGCCCACCTATAGGACGCGATAAGGTTGATGATCGTGTAAGACTAAAACATCGCGACTCAAGTTGCGTTTTTTCGACTGCTATTTTATTCGCGTTATCATTCCTAACAGACTATCCTGATTCGCTCATCGGCCTCGATGGCTCGGATGATCTACGAGCGATACTTTACCACAGCATGTTCGTTTCAAACAGAACTACTATGAATAAGTTTTTCACTTCCATTGGGGTAGACTGGTATGTAAAACTATTGCAGAATCGCTCCGATGTGGAACGTGATCAGTTAGGCCAGGCGTTATTTAAACCAAAGACTGAATCATTTGATTATCAAAGAGATAGGAGCGAACTTTATACATATTATTTATTATCATTAAAAAATTAG
- a CDS encoding Arm DNA-binding domain-containing protein, with amino-acid sequence MKVSQELSISFRLRKSKSETNGKRTIMLRLVIRGERDDVSLGYQVNPAKFCKKSGIINGSFPEVIEINKAIAKTRTDILYHYNRLKDEGDDAPFTFW; translated from the coding sequence ATGAAAGTAAGTCAAGAGTTATCAATTTCTTTCCGGTTACGAAAGTCTAAAAGTGAAACAAATGGCAAGCGTACTATTATGTTGCGGCTTGTCATTAGGGGAGAGCGGGATGACGTTTCCCTCGGCTACCAGGTTAACCCAGCCAAGTTTTGCAAAAAGTCCGGCATCATTAACGGCAGCTTCCCCGAAGTAATTGAAATCAACAAAGCCATTGCGAAAACGCGGACGGATATCCTGTATCACTACAACCGGCTCAAAGATGAGGGCGACGACGCTCCGTTCACCTTCTGGTAA
- a CDS encoding TlpA disulfide reductase family protein codes for MQKIITMLAAACILQISAYAQGPRSPKPEATPAEIAALKKAVEKDFKDAQAHKDYIFAVGAESKELQQQYDAWIKANPKSVVIPFAYAEALYQKELPTAKPYLEKVVKLDPKNGKAYQMLWTDAERWGDFAGGREYLRKATQADPKSPDHAFYYASSFEDVDSAKHHDLMLSMPDRYPGTERGAQALYWLAQRSLNPAVKIQVWELARQKYDPGKSNWTSGSMSNYYNYLLTRDLTKAKALADDMLNNDSLRTDKSWLQNKEIADVILAGRALAAAGKYEEAVQKFNTAPKQRFGNAATVLLKDKAAANAAAGNVKAAYDSLLLNYAVDPTDEIYALVTTYGGKLGKDNAAIQQEVWQQRQSKAQPATSFSLDNYLTSGKTSLADLKGKVVLVTYWFPGCGPCRGEFPHFEAVVRKFNKDQLAYVGINIAHEQDPYVAPFMKQSGYSFTPVRDEPEKRGNLKAMGAPTNYLIDKEGRIVFSNFRTDEHNHRTLELMIGELLAR; via the coding sequence ATGCAGAAAATCATCACCATGCTGGCAGCCGCCTGCATCTTACAAATCAGCGCATACGCCCAGGGCCCACGTTCACCAAAGCCCGAAGCCACACCCGCAGAAATTGCCGCCCTTAAAAAAGCCGTAGAAAAAGATTTTAAGGATGCCCAGGCCCACAAAGACTACATCTTCGCCGTGGGTGCCGAGAGCAAAGAACTGCAACAGCAATACGATGCATGGATCAAGGCCAATCCCAAATCGGTTGTCATCCCCTTTGCCTACGCAGAAGCCTTGTACCAAAAAGAGCTGCCCACCGCCAAACCCTATTTGGAGAAAGTCGTAAAACTTGATCCTAAAAACGGTAAAGCCTACCAGATGTTATGGACCGACGCCGAGCGCTGGGGTGACTTCGCCGGTGGCCGCGAGTACCTGAGAAAGGCCACCCAGGCCGATCCCAAGAGCCCGGACCATGCGTTCTATTACGCCAGCTCCTTTGAGGACGTGGACTCCGCCAAACACCACGACCTGATGCTGTCCATGCCCGACCGCTACCCCGGCACCGAACGCGGCGCCCAGGCCCTCTACTGGCTGGCCCAACGCTCGCTGAACCCCGCCGTTAAAATACAGGTATGGGAGCTGGCCCGCCAGAAATACGACCCCGGAAAATCCAACTGGACCTCCGGCTCCATGAGCAATTACTACAACTACCTGCTCACCCGCGACCTGACCAAAGCCAAAGCACTCGCCGACGATATGCTCAATAACGACTCCCTGCGCACCGATAAGTCATGGCTGCAAAACAAAGAGATTGCCGATGTCATTTTAGCCGGTCGCGCGTTAGCGGCTGCTGGTAAGTATGAGGAAGCTGTCCAGAAGTTCAATACCGCTCCTAAGCAGCGTTTCGGCAATGCTGCTACCGTGTTGTTGAAAGACAAAGCCGCCGCCAACGCCGCTGCCGGCAATGTGAAGGCTGCTTACGACAGTTTGCTCCTCAACTATGCAGTTGATCCCACCGACGAGATCTACGCTTTGGTAACCACCTACGGCGGTAAACTTGGTAAAGACAATGCCGCCATTCAGCAGGAAGTGTGGCAACAACGCCAGTCCAAAGCCCAGCCGGCCACTTCGTTTTCACTCGACAACTATCTGACCTCCGGCAAAACCTCGCTGGCCGATCTGAAAGGCAAAGTGGTACTGGTTACCTACTGGTTCCCTGGTTGCGGCCCGTGCCGTGGAGAGTTCCCGCACTTCGAGGCTGTGGTGCGTAAATTTAATAAAGACCAGTTGGCGTATGTTGGGATTAATATCGCCCATGAGCAGGATCCGTATGTTGCGCCGTTTATGAAGCAGAGTGGATATTCATTTACCCCGGTGCGTGATGAGCCGGAGAAGCGTGGGAATCTGAAGGCCATGGGGGCGCCGACGAATTATTTGATCGATAAGGAGGGGAGGATTGTGTTTTCGAATTTCAGGACGGACGAGCATAATCATAGGACGTTGGAGTTGATGATTGGGGAGTTGTTGGCGAGGTAG
- a CDS encoding TlpA disulfide reductase family protein — translation MKQLICILAATLLCSSLYAQSYQVSGQLQGLKNDSIYILVRKGNGPADTLRTRATDGKFRFKGKTTGVSQALLVPTSLRSRKSFNMYLEPGTVTLKGHIDSIDYILAAGTPNNTLQTEGRLKEKQQYATLKTLRDEGKTAEAEALFNQIWADKHTVIRQHPNSMVSLMHLWVLQSRVPLDTSLALYAALSPDLQRTDIGRQINDRLAALEKVRVGKQAPAFDAVDLDGKAVNMNTLKGKYVLLDFWASWCVPCRAENPYVVAAYQQYKDKGFTVISVSLDHDRQKWVDAIAKDGLNWQHISELKAQQEPIARLYGVQAIPDNFLISPDGRIVAAKLRGEELKKTLADIIK, via the coding sequence ATGAAACAATTGATCTGCATCCTGGCGGCGACACTGTTATGTTCATCCTTGTATGCACAGTCTTACCAGGTAAGCGGCCAGCTCCAGGGCCTGAAGAACGACAGCATTTATATCCTCGTGCGTAAAGGTAACGGCCCCGCCGACACCCTGCGCACCCGTGCAACAGACGGGAAATTCCGGTTCAAAGGAAAAACAACCGGCGTATCGCAAGCTTTACTGGTACCGACAAGCCTGCGTTCCCGCAAATCCTTCAACATGTACCTCGAACCTGGTACCGTCACGCTGAAGGGCCACATCGACAGCATTGACTACATCCTCGCTGCCGGAACGCCTAACAACACCCTGCAAACAGAGGGCCGGCTGAAGGAGAAACAACAATACGCCACCCTTAAAACCCTGCGTGACGAAGGCAAAACCGCCGAAGCCGAGGCCTTGTTTAACCAGATTTGGGCAGATAAACATACCGTCATCCGCCAGCACCCCAACAGCATGGTGAGCCTCATGCACCTGTGGGTGTTACAATCCCGCGTGCCCCTGGACACCTCGCTGGCCCTCTACGCCGCTTTGTCGCCCGACCTGCAACGCACCGATATTGGCCGGCAAATCAACGACCGGCTGGCAGCCCTGGAAAAAGTACGCGTAGGCAAACAGGCCCCAGCATTTGATGCCGTAGACCTCGACGGAAAGGCCGTGAACATGAACACCCTCAAAGGCAAATACGTGCTGCTCGATTTTTGGGCCAGCTGGTGCGTGCCTTGCCGCGCCGAGAATCCTTACGTAGTGGCAGCCTACCAGCAATACAAAGACAAAGGCTTTACCGTGATCAGCGTTTCCCTCGACCACGATCGCCAAAAGTGGGTGGATGCCATTGCCAAAGATGGCCTCAACTGGCAACACATCTCCGAGCTGAAAGCCCAGCAGGAGCCAATCGCCAGGCTGTATGGCGTACAGGCCATTCCCGATAACTTTCTGATCTCCCCCGATGGCCGTATCGTAGCCGCCAAACTGAGAGGAGAGGAGTTAAAAAAAACATTAGCAGACATCATAAAATAA
- a CDS encoding RagB/SusD family nutrient uptake outer membrane protein produces MTISYKHIFRVALLSTVLGFSACDKFLEERPSKTSSVQATTAAQLEALLNNTASFYLEANRSAIYATDDCGLSAAMYKSSASPFNMAAVQFATWDTLYLQDDTQETFWNNEFRKIFHANMVLSLVGAVSGTAEQKATLTADAHFIRAYSYFQLATTFCLPYNEASKNELGLPIKTSTSFEEPLKRAPLQDVYKQIESDLTEALKITQPLVQEGRARHWRANKAAVNGFAARYYLTRNNYAEAQKYAQLALDEYSVLVDYNTEMRYGRTQSVVTDPGKPESKTVVLQYPYTHDNQTDLTDMIGWKEFLYFRMLNHGSWWYIPSQGLLNLYDKDHDLRYRYHIVENYSYDRGMINPSFDYPGYIFFFKDRLPSGPTVPEMLLIKAEALARTNKPAEAVAVLNQLRAKRMTPGAWVTLVATTPDDAIAKVLEERRRELPFTHRWNDIRRYNNNDYALDDITLTRDFYPYNVASVQTNEPVKTYTLAKGSRRFAQPIPRTELVASGGVIEQNKY; encoded by the coding sequence ATGACGATTTCTTACAAACATATATTCCGTGTCGCCCTCTTAAGCACCGTGTTAGGCTTTTCCGCCTGCGATAAGTTTCTCGAGGAGCGGCCCAGTAAAACCTCCTCCGTACAGGCAACAACCGCCGCGCAACTGGAAGCACTGCTGAATAACACCGCCAGCTTCTACCTCGAAGCGAATCGCTCCGCTATTTATGCAACAGATGATTGCGGCCTGTCTGCCGCGATGTACAAATCATCTGCCAGTCCGTTCAACATGGCCGCCGTTCAATTCGCCACCTGGGATACCCTGTACCTGCAGGACGATACCCAGGAAACCTTCTGGAACAACGAGTTCCGGAAGATATTTCACGCCAACATGGTGTTAAGCCTCGTGGGCGCCGTAAGTGGCACTGCCGAACAGAAAGCCACTCTTACCGCAGATGCTCATTTCATCCGCGCTTACAGCTACTTCCAGCTGGCTACCACCTTTTGTTTGCCCTACAACGAAGCCAGCAAGAACGAATTGGGGCTACCTATTAAAACCAGCACCAGCTTCGAGGAACCGTTGAAACGCGCCCCCTTGCAGGACGTATACAAACAAATCGAATCCGATCTCACCGAGGCATTAAAAATAACACAACCACTCGTACAGGAAGGCCGTGCGCGCCACTGGCGTGCTAACAAAGCCGCAGTGAATGGTTTTGCAGCGCGTTATTACCTTACCCGTAACAATTACGCAGAAGCGCAGAAGTACGCCCAGCTTGCGCTCGACGAGTACAGTGTACTGGTCGATTACAATACCGAAATGCGTTACGGCCGTACCCAAAGCGTAGTCACCGATCCCGGTAAACCCGAGTCTAAAACCGTCGTGTTGCAATACCCGTACACGCACGACAACCAGACCGACCTTACCGACATGATCGGCTGGAAAGAGTTCTTATACTTCCGCATGCTGAACCACGGCAGCTGGTGGTACATTCCCAGCCAGGGACTGTTGAACCTGTACGATAAAGATCATGACCTGCGTTACCGTTATCACATCGTCGAGAACTATTCGTACGACAGGGGCATGATCAACCCCAGCTTCGATTACCCGGGGTACATCTTCTTCTTTAAAGATCGTTTGCCTTCTGGTCCTACCGTACCTGAAATGCTGCTCATTAAAGCTGAAGCCCTGGCCCGCACCAACAAACCTGCGGAAGCCGTTGCAGTGCTGAACCAGCTGCGCGCCAAACGCATGACACCCGGTGCCTGGGTAACCCTTGTAGCCACTACGCCCGACGATGCCATTGCCAAAGTGCTGGAAGAGCGCCGTCGCGAGCTGCCGTTTACCCATCGCTGGAACGACATCCGCCGGTATAACAACAATGACTACGCGCTGGACGACATTACCCTCACCCGCGACTTTTACCCGTACAACGTGGCATCCGTGCAAACCAATGAGCCGGTGAAAACGTACACACTGGCCAAAGGCTCGCGCCGTTTCGCGCAACCTATTCCGCGTACGGAACTCGTGGCCAGTGGTGGTGTGATCGAACAGAACAAATATTAG
- a CDS encoding SusC/RagA family TonB-linked outer membrane protein, whose translation MQKNQLPGRGAGMSLLSLKVLMFMKLTVMLTLLACLSVSAATYSQDAKVSLKLNGASVQQLFNAIEKKTSYRFVFSNDIIPRNLRVSIDVQNTAVAEVLSHALDRSNLDFRMLENDMIVVADRSSIRQMARVEGRVLDAAGDPLEGVSITIKGSAGGTFSGVKGTFALNVPNPHSELVFSYVGLETLIVPLNGRKTLEVMMKGARQLSTVTVVNTGFQQLNKERATGSFGYIDKEQLGRPTTNIASRIIGTTAGVQAKLDVDGNPTFEIRGKSSLYAAAAPLVVVDGFPISGDFNTINPNDVESVTILKDAAAASIWGARSANGVIVVATKKGQKGTPLRVDFSAFTKMGSKFDLDYVNPLASSAETVDYETRSFNKWSARTNPGTISNAGMAWSSATIALNEAYLGYMTAAEKDAVLAKLSTQSNKGQIRDLLLATPATQQYNLSLSGSNGRMSNMLSFLFEDNQSNFKETGYQKYLLNFRTTANITRWLDFNFGGMMHYNKAENSGLSLGDIQGLSPYEMLKNPDGSLTNIHQYYTPILTRLVPTARFPYSDWSYNPVQEIANRDLRTTQLNGRIMGGLTLKLVKGLTLDSKFQYELFNTFNRGLYNDRTFYVRNLVNTATSWNQATGVLTPNLPKGSILTQSRSRTQAYNLRNAISYNNFFARKHEVNFIAGAEISNQVTEVFGNPTTYGYNDETLTSGIFPNGPGGTFRTIQNWQGSNQTFAYSNSFAYTTNRYFSSFANLAYTYNGKYTASGSFRTDASNIIADDPKYRYSPFWSAGLAWQLHREDFLRAATYLNRLNLRMTYGYNGNEDRSTSFMPLISVGATPNVYTNDYTATIASFGNPTLRWEKTATWNVGLDYSLFGNQLFGKVDVYSKYGKDQIAQLTIPAANGTTSQKLNNAEISNRGVELEIGTQQSITKRISWQGNLNFSFNRNRIEKLFVANYAASTLVGGGSGAYVQGANANDLWRFRYAGLQNGQPMLYGEKGQLYNFGAFTPGDGRNYLENMGTTVAPYTLGFMNTFRVYDFDLSFILTGKFGHVFQRRGFNYPPTWTSRVLPNNKLSEVLNGDPQKIVPLPQNDVEDRYYFWDRFHQYMTYLIESASHVRMQEVNLTYNLNKATLSRLHLQHVQLFAQGNNLFTIYANDAKEDPEYPLGTMRPQPTVTLGLKVSL comes from the coding sequence ATGCAAAAAAACCAACTTCCGGGCAGGGGAGCGGGCATGTCCCTACTCTCCCTCAAAGTACTTATGTTTATGAAACTGACCGTCATGCTTACGCTGCTGGCCTGCCTCAGCGTAAGCGCCGCCACCTACTCGCAGGATGCCAAAGTGTCGCTTAAGCTGAACGGCGCCTCTGTTCAGCAATTGTTTAACGCGATCGAGAAGAAAACGTCTTATCGTTTCGTGTTCAGCAATGACATTATTCCGCGCAACTTACGGGTGAGCATCGACGTACAGAATACCGCCGTGGCAGAAGTACTAAGCCATGCGCTCGACCGCTCCAACCTCGACTTTCGCATGCTCGAAAACGACATGATCGTCGTAGCCGACCGAAGCTCCATCCGCCAGATGGCGCGCGTCGAAGGTCGCGTATTAGATGCCGCAGGCGATCCGCTTGAAGGTGTGAGTATCACGATCAAAGGTTCTGCAGGCGGTACTTTCAGTGGTGTCAAAGGCACTTTCGCCCTGAACGTGCCCAATCCTCACTCCGAACTCGTATTCAGTTACGTAGGCCTTGAAACACTGATCGTGCCGCTTAACGGTCGTAAAACGCTCGAGGTAATGATGAAAGGGGCACGCCAACTTAGCACCGTTACTGTGGTCAACACCGGCTTTCAACAATTAAATAAAGAAAGAGCGACCGGCTCCTTCGGTTATATTGATAAAGAGCAACTGGGCCGCCCCACCACTAACATCGCCAGCCGTATTATCGGCACCACGGCAGGTGTGCAGGCTAAACTGGATGTTGATGGCAACCCGACCTTCGAGATCCGCGGTAAATCCAGCCTCTATGCTGCTGCTGCCCCATTGGTGGTGGTAGACGGGTTCCCGATCAGTGGCGACTTCAATACCATCAACCCAAATGATGTAGAGAGTGTAACCATTTTGAAAGATGCGGCCGCCGCCTCCATCTGGGGTGCGCGTTCGGCCAATGGCGTAATCGTAGTCGCTACCAAAAAAGGACAGAAGGGCACGCCGCTGCGGGTCGACTTTTCCGCCTTTACCAAAATGGGCAGCAAGTTTGACCTGGATTACGTAAACCCGCTGGCTTCTTCGGCCGAAACGGTGGACTATGAAACCAGGTCTTTTAATAAGTGGAGCGCCCGTACCAACCCGGGTACTATCTCGAACGCCGGCATGGCCTGGTCCTCCGCCACTATCGCCCTGAATGAAGCCTATCTTGGATACATGACGGCAGCAGAAAAAGATGCCGTGCTGGCAAAGTTGTCAACACAAAGTAATAAGGGGCAGATACGCGATCTGTTACTGGCGACGCCCGCTACACAGCAGTATAACCTGAGCTTGTCGGGCTCCAATGGCCGCATGTCTAACATGTTATCGTTCCTGTTTGAAGATAACCAGTCTAACTTTAAAGAGACAGGCTACCAGAAATACCTGCTGAACTTTCGTACCACCGCGAACATCACCCGCTGGCTGGATTTCAACTTCGGCGGTATGATGCATTACAATAAAGCGGAGAACAGCGGCTTGTCCCTGGGCGATATCCAGGGCTTGTCTCCGTATGAGATGCTGAAAAATCCCGACGGATCGCTAACGAATATCCACCAGTATTACACCCCCATCCTCACGCGCCTGGTGCCTACCGCTAGATTTCCTTACAGCGACTGGAGTTATAATCCCGTACAGGAAATCGCCAACCGCGATCTGCGCACGACACAACTGAACGGCCGTATCATGGGTGGGCTTACCCTTAAACTGGTGAAGGGTTTGACATTAGACAGCAAATTCCAGTATGAGCTGTTTAACACCTTCAACCGCGGACTGTACAACGATCGTACATTCTATGTGCGCAACCTGGTAAATACCGCTACGTCGTGGAACCAGGCTACCGGCGTGCTGACACCGAATCTGCCTAAAGGAAGTATTCTCACACAAAGCAGGAGCCGCACGCAGGCCTATAACCTCCGCAACGCTATCAGCTATAACAATTTTTTCGCCCGCAAACATGAAGTGAACTTTATTGCAGGCGCGGAAATCAGCAACCAGGTGACGGAAGTTTTCGGCAACCCGACAACCTATGGGTATAACGATGAAACCCTTACCTCGGGCATCTTCCCGAACGGTCCGGGCGGCACCTTCAGGACTATCCAGAACTGGCAGGGCAGTAACCAGACATTCGCTTACTCTAACAGTTTTGCCTATACGACTAACCGTTACTTCTCCTCCTTCGCCAACCTGGCATATACCTATAACGGCAAGTATACCGCTTCAGGCAGCTTCCGCACGGATGCTTCCAACATCATTGCGGATGATCCTAAATACCGTTATTCGCCGTTCTGGTCCGCAGGTTTAGCCTGGCAGCTGCATCGCGAAGACTTCTTACGTGCCGCTACCTACCTGAACCGCCTGAACCTGCGTATGACCTATGGTTACAACGGTAATGAAGATCGTTCTACCTCCTTTATGCCGCTGATCTCCGTAGGTGCTACGCCAAATGTATACACTAACGATTATACCGCTACCATCGCCAGCTTCGGTAATCCCACCCTTCGCTGGGAGAAAACTGCCACCTGGAACGTGGGGCTGGACTACAGCCTGTTCGGCAACCAGTTATTTGGTAAGGTAGATGTGTATAGCAAATACGGTAAAGACCAGATCGCGCAACTCACCATTCCCGCGGCCAATGGTACCACATCTCAAAAATTAAACAACGCCGAAATCAGCAACCGCGGTGTGGAACTGGAAATCGGTACCCAGCAAAGCATCACCAAAAGGATCAGCTGGCAGGGCAACCTGAACTTCTCGTTCAACCGCAATCGTATCGAGAAACTCTTCGTGGCTAACTATGCCGCGTCTACACTGGTAGGCGGTGGCAGCGGTGCCTATGTGCAGGGGGCTAACGCTAACGACCTGTGGCGCTTCCGGTATGCCGGACTGCAAAACGGTCAGCCCATGCTATATGGTGAAAAAGGGCAGCTGTACAACTTTGGCGCTTTCACACCCGGCGATGGTCGTAACTATTTAGAGAACATGGGTACTACCGTAGCGCCTTATACACTCGGCTTTATGAACACCTTCCGGGTATATGATTTCGATTTGTCTTTTATCCTGACAGGCAAGTTCGGGCACGTGTTTCAACGCAGGGGATTCAACTATCCGCCCACCTGGACCAGCCGCGTGCTGCCTAACAACAAACTGTCCGAAGTGCTGAACGGTGATCCTCAAAAGATCGTGCCGCTGCCGCAGAACGACGTAGAAGACCGCTACTACTTCTGGGACCGTTTTCACCAGTACATGACCTACCTGATCGAAAGCGCGTCGCACGTGCGTATGCAGGAAGTGAACCTCACCTACAACCTGAACAAAGCCACCCTGTCGCGCCTGCACCTGCAGCACGTACAACTCTTTGCACAGGGTAACAACCTGTTTACCATTTACGCGAACGACGCCAAGGAAGATCCGGAATATCCGCTCGGCACTATGCGTCCGCAGCCTACGGTAACACTGGGGCTGAAAGTGAGCCTTTAA
- a CDS encoding FecR family protein, giving the protein MNYLRHKAEDLVMDESFQQYCTGTNPVAVRFWEQWLQEHPDKSDVVDTARSLYLRLNGGLDAATFSRHHQHFADKLAEKGIRPGMQLPTGVVRRVNGWKWYAAAVAAMSCGLLLTMWFMRPEKAAQRMLAVKDNRPVYVSQPGERKSFQLPDGTKVVLNAGSTLRLEDSFYNGKRNLTLEGEAFFDVAQDASAPFILHTAEMKITVLGTAFNVKAYKDDETNETSLVKGRVRVDLRAGQQVYLKPEEKLTVSIKQYPTQEIKSISTTKEPKAKVYYSIDSLTHIPQDSATVELSWVDNRLIFADESLAEIARKLERWYGVKIKFDAEELRQYRFTAHFNKETLQRVLEVLKFSRGFDFHFENAHTVVLSQQKMEEKE; this is encoded by the coding sequence ATGAACTACCTGCGGCACAAGGCGGAAGACCTGGTGATGGACGAATCCTTCCAGCAATATTGCACCGGCACCAACCCGGTAGCAGTAAGGTTTTGGGAGCAGTGGCTGCAGGAGCATCCGGATAAGAGCGATGTGGTGGATACAGCACGCTCTTTATATCTCCGGTTAAACGGAGGGTTGGATGCAGCCACGTTTTCCCGGCATCACCAGCACTTTGCGGATAAACTCGCGGAGAAGGGCATCAGGCCGGGGATGCAGTTGCCTACAGGCGTAGTGCGCCGTGTAAATGGATGGAAGTGGTACGCAGCGGCTGTTGCAGCTATGTCCTGCGGATTACTTTTAACGATGTGGTTCATGCGGCCTGAGAAGGCTGCACAGCGAATGCTGGCCGTCAAAGATAACCGCCCGGTGTATGTGAGTCAGCCCGGGGAACGTAAGTCGTTCCAGCTGCCCGACGGTACCAAAGTAGTACTGAACGCCGGCAGTACCCTGCGGCTGGAAGATAGCTTTTACAACGGCAAACGCAACCTCACGCTGGAAGGAGAAGCCTTTTTCGACGTAGCGCAGGACGCCTCGGCACCCTTCATCCTGCACACCGCAGAAATGAAGATCACCGTACTGGGAACCGCTTTTAACGTGAAAGCTTATAAGGACGACGAAACGAATGAAACCTCGCTGGTAAAAGGCCGCGTGCGGGTCGATCTCCGCGCCGGACAGCAGGTGTATCTTAAACCGGAAGAAAAATTAACTGTAAGCATAAAACAATATCCGACACAGGAAATTAAATCAATATCAACCACGAAAGAACCGAAAGCCAAAGTCTATTATTCTATTGACTCTCTCACACACATTCCACAAGACAGCGCAACTGTTGAATTATCATGGGTAGACAACCGGCTGATTTTTGCCGATGAGTCGCTCGCGGAAATTGCCCGCAAACTGGAACGCTGGTATGGCGTAAAAATTAAGTTTGATGCTGAAGAACTGCGTCAGTACCGCTTTACCGCGCACTTCAATAAAGAAACACTGCAAAGGGTGCTAGAAGTGCTGAAGTTTTCCAGGGGATTCGATTTCCATTTTGAAAATGCCCACACAGTGGTATTAAGCCAGCAAAAGATGGAAGAAAAGGAATAG
- a CDS encoding RNA polymerase sigma factor encodes MNGNLYTQEYWRQLRDGNTDALSALYQLHYVGLINYGVKLTGDRDLANDCFTAVLLELWEKRHQLPEVSNVRAYLITCLHRRMLHEIASGKKRIHSHQQVAEGQEREWSHEEYLSAIEGNDEFTEAFARAFRQLTQRQQQLLRMKFFDNLDYDHIAQTCGITKRTAYNIIHDALKQLKHELKGHEQATGLPIETLLSISLLLILQ; translated from the coding sequence ATGAACGGGAATTTGTACACGCAGGAGTATTGGCGCCAGCTCCGGGACGGAAATACGGATGCTTTGTCCGCACTTTACCAACTACACTACGTAGGGCTTATTAACTATGGGGTGAAGCTCACCGGCGATCGTGATCTCGCCAACGACTGTTTTACCGCGGTATTACTGGAGTTATGGGAAAAACGGCACCAGCTGCCGGAGGTGTCCAACGTACGCGCTTACCTCATCACTTGCCTGCATCGCCGTATGCTGCACGAAATCGCATCCGGTAAAAAACGCATCCATAGCCATCAGCAAGTCGCCGAAGGGCAGGAGCGGGAGTGGTCGCACGAAGAATATCTGTCGGCTATAGAAGGTAATGATGAGTTCACCGAGGCCTTTGCCAGGGCCTTCCGCCAGCTGACACAACGCCAGCAACAGCTGCTGCGCATGAAGTTTTTCGACAACCTCGATTACGACCATATCGCCCAAACCTGCGGCATTACCAAACGCACGGCCTATAATATTATACATGACGCCCTCAAACAACTTAAACATGAACTGAAAGGCCACGAACAGGCCACCGGACTGCCTATTGAGACATTGCTTTCCATCTCTTTACTGCTCATCCTGCAGTAA